gagaacccagatacaatgtacctgataagagaccaccgaccttccgcaagtaaactgggaaactttctcactttaccggcgcgagcaggattcgaacccgcgccgaccaaaGGTGAAAGCCCATGATATTGAGCGCCATGCTCTAACCaatcggccacggaggccccagTTTCAACAGTTAAAGTTAGAATTTCAACAGTTGAAGTtagaatttcataaattctatctaacttgcaaatacaacctgtcattgggtcaaatgctgtctgacgtgttttatacctgTACCAATTGTCAGCCGTTTTTAACTAcgggattactccgtttacataaacaagatatagggctcacggcgggtgtgacaggtcagcaggggatgcttactccttctggGCACGACTGGTAAGTCAAAGTGTTCGTGTTTGGTGAAGTACCAGATTGTAGTCAAACATACGCTTCAAATGACACTTCTTTGGTCCAAGTGATTATGCTAAAAATAATGAgcagttgaaatttacattcttTATACAGACTTCAGGGTtatgaaaatgttcatcggtcataatttcaaatttccaCAGCATTTAGTTTAGTTTGCACATAAAATAAATGATAACCATTTTTCAAGCGCACTTTCCCTGCAGTTTTAGTCTCATGATGACAATTTGGAAATTTGCtgatatatatcaaataacTGATTTTAGACAAGATCTTAGGGTCTGAGCTTTGGTCTTTGTGCTTCTTTTTTAAAGATGGAAATGATTCAATGTGCCCGTGTGATTGTGACTACATGGACAAAATTGACTACTGGAACAACAAGAGCAGCGAATACGCCAACAAGACGCTGGTAGAAATATACGAGGCCTTGCTACCTCAGCTGGAGGCAACGAAGAAAGCCCTACAAGAAGACAAGACACAGCTCTCGTCCTACCAAGCCACCAAAACGAGTGCCACAGACACGCGGCCGTCCGCCGGTCAGGTCGGGGGGACGGTGGGAATTGtatttgtctgtctgttcgtcGGTCTTGTCCTCGCCTTTGATTTGTCATCCTATCAACGACATCTTAGAACGATGCAGATCTGTCGTAAAAGATTCTGACGTCACTCTTAGAACGATGCAGATCTGTCATAAAAGATTCTGACGTCACTCTTAGAACGATGCAGATCTGTCGTTAAAGATTCTGACGTCACTCTTAGGACAATACAAATCTGTCGTAAAAGATTCTGACGTCACTTGTATTTTCTTCAAAAGTGTAATACAATTTATGTTGATATACACGGTCTGTTATgtgatatgtatattttatgttgatatacAGGGTATTATATGATATGTATGTTTTAGTTGTTGTTCTATCGAAACGGGATCAAGATATTATGTATTTGCCAAGTCGTATTGCTTAACCAAATAGTACAGTTGTCTTAAGCATATGTAGAAGAGCCGAGGAATACAAATCGTGCAGCCATTATATCTACTACTTCTACAGTTAAGAGTTATGGCTTCATAGACCGTGTACATTAGAGTAATTAcattcataccgatttttaggccGTCCTTGGCACAcagattctgactacggattactccgtttacctgatcaagatgtagggctcgcggcgggtgtgaccggtcgacaagggatgctcactcctcctaggcacctgatcccacctctggtatatacaggggtccgtgtttgcccaactgtttTTCATTCCTTACAGGAGTGAGGAgttcgatcactgttcgttatcttcaccttttctatTGTTAGACAGTATTGTTCTCCTGCCATGCCGATCCCCTGTTGTTAGGGACTGAGTTCGTGTATTATTAACGGTACGTATTAATATATGATCTCTTCATTAAGTCTATTTGACGTGTCAGTTAAGAGGGTTGCAAATTGCATACCATTTAGCCATATATTTCCTCCCACAAGCCCTTGTTTGCAATGTGATTAACTCTTTCAATATCTTCAGTCATCAATGTCGAAAACAATGACTGCTTTATGCTTAAGCAAATTTTGATGATAAAACTAGAAATATTGATATTCGATATCATATCTGCTCCAGgcaaaaaacaaacaatcctctggatttgtaaaaaataatattGTGGAAACGTACTTTCtgcattttaaaagaataaaattcatttaaaaaaaaaaaaactaacctaTATTTGAAGTATCTCAGATCTAAAACATATCAACACGTTTTATTCACACATTTTTCTGTTGGTGTAATTTTACAGTCCCGCGGTGTTTGTTTTAATTGACAGTACAATGTAAGTGATGTGGATGTGCTTATTGTTTAATTAGTATTTCCTTTCGGATGTGTTTACTCTGtatcatgaattattttttctgttCAATATTGAAATGTCAAAATTGATTCTTATTGTTCGTGTTAACAATTGTATCATATCAACGTTAtctgttttatacataataaaaaatcttgttttgAAGTAGCATTGGTCGGATTACGTAGTATCTGTATACCAGTACGTGTAAATCTTTTATAATCAGAGTTGCTTTTCCTTTCAGATTCTTTAATACGACAGTTTGTATTACAAATTCAAAAGAAATTCTAATACATATCATAACtttgaattttcttaaaaaGTCCTGTAATAATTCCACGAGTGATTCACATCGTCAGTTACCTCCCGGATTATCTCTGTCTCTCGGCATCTCAGGCTCGGATACAATTTTCCCGTTCCTCTCTATATTTGTCTGTTATTCCAGTGCATCCTCCTATCTTGGTTCCGTGAGGatgcgggttagaataggtcctcagtaccatttgctagtcgtaagaggcgactaaatgggacggtccttcgaatgagaccgcaaaataaaaaaatgtgttGCTAAAACAcagaacggaaaatattgtatgcaataatgttatgagaaggtcggcattttgtaaaatcaaaaggtttattatgaacaaggaaagcagaaattacagagagaacaggaagtcatcctcagaatccaccatttcatattaattCCTCATACTATCGGTAATGCatcattatgtattttaaaaacggTGGGtttttgtggatgaatgtaccaacacacacttgtttgatattttgcatAATAAGTTCTAATAAAGATATTGAGCAAGTGCCTGTTGGTGCCATCCTTTTCCCCGGctttgtcaccccccccccccctccctgattgtgacagtatgttgtttctaataataatgataataataataaataaaatttttataataataatgataataataataataaataaaatttatatagcgccttatataaagCAAATTACTCTAGggcgctttacaagggtagCGATGAAGAAAGCAACaataaaaaacccaaacaattaaatgaaattaaatgacagtaagacataaaatcttacatctataaaattatcaaaataaaacattattattaaCATCGATTTGATtcacaaatgaagaagaaaaataagatgaacatactgaaaaatacttgaattatataattgaacccctttcaaatcttattactttattctggctgctATGAGCCTATTCAATGAATAaatgaaccccccccccccctcgaaaacaacattgtaaaagatgaaataattttttcaacaatgttttatgtgtttaagataactgaatttgaatttgactttagttctacacctggtacaatatacatttatgtatcacatcaaatttcaaatcgAACGAGTCCAgtgtgaaaaaagttttgcctcatttgggatgaatctatgtgaaagttcgtataTTTACccatatcctgcggattagtgttgaaactgaatagatacagcgggaaagaaagattgaaacagaaccatTGTAAACTAGGGCAAAGTTTACGACCCATAGTAaaaggaattaacagatttatttcatgaaataggTAAAaggctaacacagaatttatgcttgaatggaattaaaagtcatctcagtattaatctaaatgttaaaGGGCATAAACACGatttgagctaaaaaaaaaaaaattcaaagtttatttttccatttttattgtttacaatgtttaaccaaagtatttttaatgatcaaccaaaatttgaatatcagttgttgagttacaagtgagatacagcactcgcaattctttgttaatGTGCCAGacactagaaaatatttaagTGTGTTAGAATTtacttataaattgaaaaaatctgttttaaacgaaacttttgctagtttatttaacctatgtaaacaaaaacatggcacgagccttgtttacataacaaggacttgtgacctctgtatctcccatgtaccttgactgctgacattcaaatttttgctgctCATTAGTAATACCtaagttaagcattctaaacattaaaaaaaaaataaaatttgaacattttcagctcaaatcgtgtccatgtccctttaagctatccaaatatttaatttagaaatgaactgccagaagtcctccctatttagaATTGGAGTGGTGCGGTCACTAATTCTCTTTTAgtagaaaaacaataaataaaaaacaagacgtttaacttgttgactttAATAAGATTTTGAATTATCGTTGTTTTATAAATATCACGCTCCGTGTACaaacacatacacggtattgtgtgtaaatacatgtacatgtgcgttaatgacgttttgccacgggggggggggggtataaaccaTGTGGTTTTAGTTTTTTCATTCACTACCCATAGGTGTCAttgctcgctaacacctctgtcaatgccgaaatttcaaaattattgtaaaacaCTTTATAAATCCTTATACAAACGTTTTAAAACTtacttcgcttaatcaatttatgatgcaatcgtttaagataaagttgttttatcgcttgtTAACAATTTTCAATTGTGCAAAATGAATCATTTCCCCCGATTTTTTGgcgttatcttatctacattaaagctgtatgacccgatgttcatgtattatttttgtacatgattactttaaagcagattaattactttacaaAGTTATGAACTttcttaattacatgcttgaaaacatctgcatataaaagaaaacagtgagaatattatttagaaagtaaatatattgtGGTACATATATCAATCATCCGGAAaacctcgggcctttcacccAAAGCACGGTGTACTCGGTGAAAGACCTGGGGTGTTCCAGATAACGCATtaattatacagtgttagacgtctataaatagccccacgcgcgtcaggggaatcccaacatgatgtataaggctgaaagagcgtaaaacaacgaattactaagaggtatttgatatttttatttctattaaacttatggcacgatACTGTTGTAGCAAAATACACAGCTTCACACAGATAaaaccaccgatgatctgaacgtttgaactggtcacgcgactgtcacttgaaatggcagagtgacgcggttgtttgtaaacaccgatttagaatgaaataattttggttaaaacaggtgaaataatgtatgatatgtcatacagcctcataactacatacgtgtgatgatttaatagcgtttttacgaaatggaaaaaaaatgttgtaattcggaccatacagctttaatcattctaattcttaaattccatTCCGTTCCatcttccgttccgcgttttagcaacatccaaaaaccgaggccccgtgtcacaacatttgtagcacaataaagatccttccctgctcgaaggccgtaagcgtcgaacatatgcctaaattttgcagcccttcaccggcaatggtgacgtctccatatgagtgatgGATTCTCATTCAAGCGTCCTTCTCCAGGTCCTTTATAACCTCCCCATTCATTGAACCTGCTGGTTACCACGTGAATGATGTACAAATCACAGCGTTCCTCACCCTCCGTATATAATGCATGCGGTGCACGTTTCCTTATTATCTTATTATCCTGCTTTTACTTCGGAGCACGCCAATTCTTGTCTGTGTTTAAGAACTTTTTAGAATTTAACAACAGAGGTATTCCCTTGCAATATACCATTCACAGACGCGGCATAAACCCCGCCCACCATAGTTATACGTCACAGCAATAACGGACACTCGGACACTTTTTAAACAAAGCTTACCGTCTTTAGGAACATCCTTATACAGtaaactgatataaatgtatcatatgctttaagtatttatattttcatatttttatcaaatgactACATAATTAAACTATTCTAAAACGGTAATTACATCTCATATAAGATAAAGGTTTTAAACACACCTGCTAGAAACTACTGTATGATAATTTTTCTAGTATGACCTTGAAGTAGACATGCTATTTGTACTATAATAGAAAAGCATTGTTTCTTCTTAAACTCAAGAAAACCGTGAAAAGATGTTTATTGtgtttgataaaattatatttatttttcacacagcaggaaacaaaaaatatcaaatagcTGGGAATTGCCGAAATTTTTATCAAGAAGAATTTTAAGGTTTGAGTGCAAAAAAGACCATTTCTGTTATTTGTTCAATTATAGAAATGTTTTTGACGGTTGCTATGAATAAGATTAAAGTGTCAGTTTCATTATGttgtaattttcttttcttcgttttctctctgttttaagattgaaaaatcttgtaaaattgcTAAGTCGTACATAAATTAGATCCTCAGAAAATCATCTCCCTTGCGTTGAAcagaatttcaaccaatgaaataaattagaattttcacATCATGCATTTTCTACCAATCACAAAAGAGAAGAAGTGCATTCTCCGAAGATTGTAAAATACTGCAACAATATACAAAGCTAGACGGTAACAATGGAGGCGATTGCAAAGGCATTCGAGATAATTCCGGTTGAAATTCCGATATATACGACTTTAAAAGTTTCATTCTGCGTGAAGGAGAGAGGGTGATATTTATAATTCATGGTTATCTATTTGCTTTCGAATTATTTCATTCCACTGACAAAAACGTAGTTCTAAATCACTACAAAAGGTTAGACTTAGACCGACGATCCTTATGTTGTATCACGTGTTAATGACGATAGTCAGcttctcaatcgtcaacttcaactttatgtacatgtagcaatatagTCTCTCAACTGATACGATTCGAAAGAggatgttctgcgtatgatcaattttaaatcgaggcaagctgctgacaaataagttgatattacagaagtttcaacagcctgttttaaaatcagtatttcgcATTATTTATGGTCGATATAAAGATTGTATTCGCAGATACAACCTGatgttaaagagacactacagctcattttgcgcaaaaatcatatAATGACAATTTTACCACAactttttataattttgttgCATAGTTGAAAGTATAAACTTTGCGAAAATAGTACATTCATAAAGTTAGAAATTCTCGTTTTATGActaaaattaatactttttgatggcctatacaataaaaacaaagaaataccGACAGACTCCGCCTTGGtattcagacgcatgcgcatagaatGTAAACATATCAGAATGGCGTCTATCGAGAGAAAACGTGCGTTGGGAAGACCCCGAATTTTAACGGACTCTGCTAGGAAAAGGGCGAAAAGAGAGCAAAGTATAATTCACACACGAAGTAGGGTTTACCTGGGGGACCAATATGACCGTTGGTTAAGAAAGAAAGAGGAACTTGGCGAAACACACGCAGGACTAGCGAAGAGGCTGCTCAACAAGTAAGtacagtatttgtatattttattttatatatacaagatTTGTATAACGCTGTTTCAGTGTTTGATCGATTCCCAGATTGGAAATAGTAGGGTTACGgttcaattatttattaataaTCAATGCGCTACCAGAAACGTGAAATAATCCCAGCATTTAAAACGGTCCGTATTTAAGTGGGGCCCCCTAAGGGGTACTCTTTAACATTGTTCCTTCAAAAATAACAACACCGACTTTGAAATTGTAAGGCAAGACTTAAAGaggaattttatcatttaatgtgtaaaatttatttattttttcaatcaGTATTATGAAATGATAACAATGCAATACATTTCAGGTTTATGACAGATAGTGAAACCGAGTCAGCTGATCAATCATTGAAAGAGAGATTCTCTACTCCTATAACAGACAAGAGTAAAACTCAGTTTGTTCGTCCTCCAGATGTGTCTGAAATCTCCTCTGCTTTAAGGTAATAAAAAAAGCAATGAAACCAGTAGTTAATGGGCATTATATTATCTTATGATTCCTAGCTGTTCTGtgtgtatatgcaaattagCACATTGATATCCTAATCAGTATCTGATCTGAAGAAACctgttttaaatcattgtatttATAAATCTATAATGAGAGCACTGATATAGATGTACCTGCACCATCACAAAGCAAAGAAGAATCCCCAGggtaaatgaatatattttacagctttttttaaaacaaataataaagcTTTGAAATAgtttgatatacatttttttttatccaagaTAACTTTAAGAATTCATTCAATCTTATAAAGAGAGATATTTAAAGGTGATCAAATTTATTATTGAAGTCTTATAAATCATCTCCttcataggatttatgagacttAATTATCCTTTACattcacttttcattttaaaaaccatCAGGCATGATTCTCTGCTGGTGAATGTTCTGTACCCAAGGATACTTGTTGCATGAATATACTTGTAAACAATTAATAATTATAGGAATTATGATCGATCAATGTCCGTTTAATATCTGTTGTTTTTCTTTAGAACAATCCAAATAgaattaaacaaacaaaaaaaaagctAAGGAAAGTTTGATGTTTATGTACAACAATTTAACTTTATCCAAGGTGTTATGAGTGTAAATACCGTATTCAAAGAGCAGTTCTGAAATTCTGTCTTTTTCTAGCCCAAGCCAAAAACGGAGAAAACTATTCAGAGAGGTGGTGAAAGAGACATCATATGTAAATCCATTTGAGTAAGTTGATTTTGTCCaagttgattttttttgtcCTTTGTTTACCATTATGGACTGTTGTCCtcattcaattttgtttttatgatgAAATTTCTTTTAATCTTCAAGAACATGTATTGAATAGCAAACAGTGCTCCCTGCATGGAGTGCTTCATTGTATTTACTGTCTTCTTTGCTCATCTATactaaacactcaagtgaggcTTTTTTTATCACATTATCCAGCACCCAATCTGCCTGTTCATCCATAGCATGTTTGAGCTTGGAATATATGTGACCTATATGAAAGCATCACTGTCCATGAGTTATAATATTATAAATCAAACATGTCAATGTAGGGTAAATTCATATTTGACAATGGTTGGACTTGCTTAGGTATTCGGGTACAGGTctggggtaatggtaatgtaGTGACAGCCTTTTTCAGTGTAATAGGGGTGTAATGTATAATTGGcatttttgcattacaagtaatgtTATGCATTCCTTGTAGAAAATGTACTGTAATACACATAACATTTACATTACTTCAAATGTTTGATGATATTATGGAGGTTTAGATCAATGATTTATATTAGTGATGGAaatgtaatggtaatgtaatgcagGCCTGTTTGAGAGTAGCCAGACAGGCCACACTAAATGATATTATTCTCTAAACATTCCCAAATTGTGTGAATTCAAAAATTTCTCGTGGACCTTTGGGTTTGGGTGGGtctaaataaaaatggaaataaaattttatgtaatacatgaatatataaGAGAAATTCATTGAAATCTTTAAGAACAATTTCTCCATAGCAGCAATGCCATGTTTGTCCAATTGATATTGCAAGTGCAGTTAAATCATAACTCCATGGAGTTAAAATGAGGTCAAAATATGTCATGGGAAGAAAgagcataaaaattaattttgatgaagGCACCGGGGTCCTGGTGACTCGGGTGAACATtatggctcatgggcctcttctTTCATTCTTATTAGTTTGTATAccagggttgggcggttaaaaccaCCCCCGATTTTAACCAGTGGCTTTAACTGTCCCTGTCgatactccccaagtggtcaattcTGAttcaaactgtccattttcctatttttgtagaTTTCTTGCAGCGATAATGATAAATTAaatcttttcattatatggatcaattgttgattaatatttttcattagattcaTGAGTTTAATACATTTGGTTTCCTGAAACTGTGaacgaaatatcttcagtactaTACTAGAGGGTCACAGATAGCATAGCTTGACAATTGGAGACATACCTgtttacatgtacctggacagattaagaataaaaggtagctggacattacctgagcacaggaagtagagttgacaggtgttaattaGCATGGGgtgggaccagagatgaccagtctgcctgttattgttatgaaaacatcaccaacccaccctctcaaatgtttatttaagagttaaaatgaagatttaaaacaataggtagttcttgttaaactaaggcATTTGAACAGAAAACCTTTACATCTTTCGCAATATAAGAGagttatttacattatttatataatattatgaGTTATAAGTATAtcataaactgatagtgcatgttataaattacagtatttacaatAATCAAGATGATGGCCAATTAGATATTTAAAATAACCAATAACACAGACTATGAtgacaaaataattttcaatcaaccagtattgaccggttttaaacagtattgaccaccgggccagtcaatactcatattgaccacttttttgccaaccctgtaTTGTATACCCTTGATTGATATGGcatatatcaaaaaattctgTAATACAGCAATCATTGTAAAGGACTACTTACATTTCAGTGTAACGATAGATATCTCTGAGGAAAGCTCAAGTGACATTGATTCAGATGAAGAGTATGAACCAAGTGTCAATGTTACcatcaggtaaaaaaaaaattatttctcatAAGATTCTTGTAAATTTTGTGTTATAAAACTTAAGTAATCTCTCATGTAGGGATTGAtttaattttcacattttagaCCAAAAAACATGTGCGATGTGGAAGAAATAACACTTGAGGAACAAGAGTTTGGAAAGGAGAAAACAGAAGGTGATGGCGAATCAGAAATTCTAGAGAAGGCAGAGGACACAGGTCCAGGGATTATTAAAATTCTGTGTGAAGATGATGTCCATTTGTTGACGGAGGATGAAACATGCCTGGTATATAAGAAGTGTTTACTACAGTTGGCCAATACCAGCATCAGCAAAATGTGCAAAGTCAAAGGATGCAACCTGTCTATTGGGAACCGCTGTGAGAGTGTTGGATcggctttatatatatactgggTAAAATTATTATCCTCCTATTTGACACATAAATCTTCATTGCTTTTTCGCTGAAGTGaccttttctgatcgcctgttgtccgtctgtctgtaaactttttacattttcgatttcttctccagaatcacttgGCCAAAaccatccttgggtgaagggctttcaagtttgttcaaaggaagggccatgtccccatcaaagaggagataattacaaaaatagggtggggtcatttacaaatcttcttctcaagaaccactaggccagaagagctgaaatttacataaaagcttccctacataatacagattcaagtttgttaaaatcatggccaccggtagaaggatggggccacaatagggatcaaagttttataagccgatatatagggaaaactttagatatgagccaaggtgactcagatgggcggtgtggcccatgggtctcttgtttcaATGGTCCCATTAATCTGTATTGATTCAGCTGACCTTTTTTCCTGATCACCTGTTATCCATGATCTATCCGTTCCCCACCCCTCATCTGTCTGTAACCACTATGCCAATATCAGAGAGACTTAATAGTATAAAGCATGTTTAGGAGTAGAGCTTTTAGATTTGTTCTTTTCAAGTTCCATGCTCCTcaacaaagggagataattaacAATTGATCATAAAAGGATGGGGGTCATTTGCAATTATTTATCCCCATTCCCTCCCCCTCCCCTATCAGATTTTGGGGCCATATCATTTTTATCCTGTCTATCCAAATCACCTTGCTCACAACTTATGAATGGTGAGTGAGTGacagggctctcatatttcatatgtggattcCATGTGATAAGACCATTATTTTTGTACCAAAGTTTTATACCTTTTTGACCTTAGAACGTTTCTTCTGTTGCCACTTAAGGCATTGTGATTCACAGACACATCTTGTTTACTCAACAACTATTGAGTCAAGAGTCATAAAACTTAAAAGAAAGCATTCTGATAGAGTGTAGATTCAGTTTTCTTAAAATTAACCCTCACCCACCCCACACACACAAGGATTGGGCACCTTTAGGGATTaaaggtttttgtttttaaattctgtATATGGAATTATCTTTGGAATGCATCTTCCTGAGAACGGTAAAGGTACAATTTGTCATATTAATTAAAAACattccatacatgtatattgtaaattcaagtttgttcaaatgctGATgtcaggatggggccacaatagcagAAAAATAACTATGAACAAATTTCTATCCAGAACAGCAAATATAAAAAGAATTCCAGTGTAAAACAAGTTAGAATTAAATGAAAACATGCTtatatagtgaagattcaagttctTAAAATGATAGTTGTCAGAATGAGGATGGGGCCACATGAACTAAGAGTTAAGACTTCAACACCTGTACAGGTGAGCAATGTTGCACATGGACTGCTTGTTAATAACCACCACTGAGCAACTGTAACAACACAACATCCAGGTCCACTTTTTTAGTCTCCGCCATTGAAGATTCGGGGTTATATAGTTTTTGgcctgtatgtctgtctgtcagtggcaaaaaactttaaacttggtcatatcttttacaccataagaggtagaGCTTTCACATTTGGTATATGTATCCCTTCAATGTGGTAAGACCTTTCCATTAACACCAAATATTTTGACCTTGCGACCTTAACATTGAtctttgatctactttttaaaaaatatgaatgtaAGCCATATCTTTAAATCGTAAGGCACTGGTTTCATATTTaacatgtgcatttcttgtgagaagatCTTTCCATTGTACCAAATttattgaccttgtgaccttcaaATTGACTTCTGACctactttgaaaattattctcTAAAATGAGTTCCACTTTGGTGTAATCCAGGGgcatcaatgtttcacaaacacatcttcttttacatgtatgtcattcATATGATATCtatgaaaaatttatttatttatttactatttTGACTTTAGGAATGTGAAAATAAGCATGTAGCACACAAGTGGTGCTCTCAACCTGTGTTGAACAGACGCTTACATGGAGGAGATTTACAAATAGCTTCAGCTATTTTGGCTTCAGGGaacaacttttcaaaaatagCTCTGTTTGCGAGGTTCCTGAAATTACATTCCCCAGGAACTGTTAAATTCAGCAACATACAGAGGACATATGTGGTACCAACAATCAACATCTTTTGGAAAGATCAACAGAGGGAAATTGTTGATCAGATAGGAGGCCAAAGTATTGTTGTTTTAGGTTTGTACAAGTATTATAAAGTATTATAGAGAAGAAAA
Above is a genomic segment from Ostrea edulis chromosome 3, xbOstEdul1.1, whole genome shotgun sequence containing:
- the LOC125675324 gene encoding uncharacterized protein LOC125675324, producing MRIECKHIRMASIERKRALGRPRILTDSARKRAKREQSIIHTRSRVYLGDQYDRWLRKKEELGETHAGLAKRLLNKFMTDSETESADQSLKERFSTPITDKSKTQFVRPPDVSEISSALSPSQKRRKLFREVVKETSYVNPFDVTIDISEESSSDIDSDEEYEPSVNVTIRPKNMCDVEEITLEEQEFGKEKTEGDGESEILEKAEDTGPGIIKILCEDDVHLLTEDETCLNHLAKTILG
- the LOC125675122 gene encoding uncharacterized protein LOC125675122; protein product: MDYIHWLLLLISCALIFHQNFTEATSDGNDSMCPCDCDYMDKIDYWNNKSSEYANKTLVEIYEALLPQLEATKKALQEDKTQLSSYQATKTSATDTRPSAGQVGGTVGIVFVCLFVGLVLAFDLSSYQRHLRTMQICRKRF